TCAAATCGCTCTACGATGCGGCGCGGAGCGAAACTGACGAGAAACGGCGACGAAAACTGTACGCTGAAATTTTCGGAACATTGAGCGAAGAGCAGCCGTACAACTTCGTGATCACGGGCAGGGACATCTACGGGTATCGAGACACCGTCCACGGATCCAGAGGGCGTCAGTACCTCGCAAACTGGAACAGACAGACGTGGTATCGCAACACACAGTGAGTGGACGCGAGCGCTTTTCTACCCGTCAGCGTTTGGCGTTGAAGAGACAGGAACTCAAGCACACAGACGCTTATCCCGTTTGGAACGAGTAATCGAGCGCCGGTGCGCTGTGCGTGAGCGATCCCATGGAGATAACATCGACACCGGTTGTCGCGTAGTCGGGAACGTCCGCAATGGTGATACCACCACTCGTTTCGCTGAGAACGGCATCAGGAAGCATCGTGACGCCGTGTTCTACGTCTCGTGGTGACATATTGTCGAACAGTACGATGTCTGCTCCTGAATCGGCCGCTCGCGCGCCGTCCTCGGGCGTTTCGACTTCCACCTCGATCTTTGTCGCAAACGACGCTCGTTCGCTCAGGCGTTCGATGGCTCGTTCCATCCCCAGTTCGGCGATGTGATTGTCCTTTACCATCACCATGTGCGAGAGATCGAGTCGATGGGTGTCGCCGCCGCCGGCGACGACAGCGCGCTTTTCGAGGCCACGCAGCCCAGGCGTCGTCTTCCGGGTGCAGGCTATTTCGACTGTGTCGCTCACTTCGCGGGCGGCATCGACTGCCGCTCGAGTGCGCGTTGCGATCCCCGATGCGTGGGCGACGATATTGACAGCGCAGCGCTCGCCCCGAAGTACCTCGCGGGCCGCCCCATCCACCGTTAGCACGACTGTCCCGCTCTCGATACGATCGCCCTCCGCCACTCGGAATTCGATTTCGATGTCTGGATCGAGATACGCAAACACGGCACTCGCGGCTTCGAGTCCAGCACTAACCCCCGCCTCCTTCGCAACGAGACGACCGGTCGTCTCCCCTGGCACCTGATTGGTGACATCGTGATGGCCGAGGTCCTCCCTCAGCCA
The nucleotide sequence above comes from Halocatena marina. Encoded proteins:
- the nadC gene encoding carboxylating nicotinate-nucleotide diphosphorylase, encoding MLIDRSQIEAWLREDLGHHDVTNQVPGETTGRLVAKEAGVSAGLEAASAVFAYLDPDIEIEFRVAEGDRIESGTVVLTVDGAAREVLRGERCAVNIVAHASGIATRTRAAVDAAREVSDTVEIACTRKTTPGLRGLEKRAVVAGGGDTHRLDLSHMVMVKDNHIAELGMERAIERLSERASFATKIEVEVETPEDGARAADSGADIVLFDNMSPRDVEHGVTMLPDAVLSETSGGITIADVPDYATTGVDVISMGSLTHSAPALDYSFQTG